From Rutidosis leptorrhynchoides isolate AG116_Rl617_1_P2 chromosome 3, CSIRO_AGI_Rlap_v1, whole genome shotgun sequence, a single genomic window includes:
- the LOC139901797 gene encoding uncharacterized protein, producing MVDGTWIVDPIVIKNKFFDYYKEKFDKVDSGADFISIEPHYVISNSESAFIERDVDDEEIKRVVWDCGSSKAPGPDGFSFQFMKEFWDLFHSDICRDIRIFFATSELPRGSNSAFFSLILKVKNPSAFISGKQILDGRMMLSEIMAWELQHIIRVLEVFYLVSGLRINVVKSHIFGIGVDETEVASLANELGCYAGSFPTKYLAVPIGANMKRVSNWESLVVKYRTRLL from the exons ATGGTTGATGGTACTTGGATTGTCGATCCGATTGTCATTAAAAATAAGTTTTTTGATTATTATAAAGAAAAGTTTGATAAAGTTGATTCAGGGGCTGACTTCATTTCAATCGAACCGCATTATGTCATCTCGAATTCTGAGTCGGCATTTATTGAGAGAGATGTGGATGATGAGGAGATTAAACGGGTTGTGTGGGATTGTGGTAGCTCCAAAGCTCCCGGACCGGATGGTTTTTCCTTTCAATTTATGAAGGAATTTTGGGATCTTTTTCATTCGGATATTTGTAGAGACATTCGAATTTTCTTTGCTACATCCGAATTACCCAGAGGTTCAAATTCCGCATTTTTTTCTCTTATCCTGAAAGTGAAGAATCCG TCGGCGTTCATCTCTGGCAAACAGATTTTAGATGGTCGAATGATGCTCAGTGAGATCATGGCTTG GGAATTGCAGCACATCATTCGTGTTTTAGAGGTGTTTTACTTGGTTTCTGGATTGAGGATTAATGTGGTGAAATCACATATTTTCGGTATCGGGGTGGACGAAACCGAAGTGGCTTCCTTGGCTAATGAACTTGGTTGTTATGCGGGGTCTTTTCCCACCAAGTATCTTGCGGTCCCGATTGGTGCTAATATGAAACGTGTTTCTAATTGGGAGTCACTTGTTGTTAAATATAGAACACGactcttgtga